ATAATAAAACAGTTAAAGAAAATCACAAATCTAAAAGAAATCAATTTAGAAATTCCTCCCGAAGGTTTTGGGGATTACGCTTTCCCTTGTTTTGTTTTGGCTAAAACCTTTAAAAAAAGCCCTATTCAGATCGCTCAAGATTTAGCAGGTAAAATCAAACCCAACCAACTTATTAAAAAAGTTGAGACTAAAGGGGCTTATTTGAATTTTCTTGTCAATAAAACAATTATCGCTGAAGATATTCTAATAAAAATCACAAAAGAGAAAAATAAATTCGGTTGCCAAAAACACACAAAAGAGAAGATATTTATCGAACATACAAGCATAAATCCAAATGCTTCACCTCATATAGGAAGAGCGCGAAACGCTTTACTCGGTGATTTTATCGTGCGTCTTTTAAGATTTCAAGGGTATGATATCGAAACACATTATTTTGTAAATGATATCGGTAAACAAATAGCAATGCTTGTTTTGGGCGCGGAAGACAAACAAAAAATAACGTTTAATGATTTATTAAATCTCTATATCAAAATAAACGAAAAAATTGAAAAAACTCCGGAATTGGAACAAAAGGTTTTTGAATTATTAAAGAAACTTGAAGAAGGTGATGAGAAAACAAAGAAACGATTTAGAGATATTGTAGATATTTGTGTTGAAGGCCAGGTAAAGATTTTTTCCGAACTGGATATCAAGTATGATAAATTTGATTACGAGTCAGACTATCTTTGGACAAAAAAAACAGTTCAAGTTTTAAAAGAATTAGAAAAAACGGGAAAACTGTTTATGGACGAGGAAGAAAGATATGTGCTTGACCAGAAAGATTCCAACCTTCCTATGGAAAGTCCTTTCTTAGTCCTAACCAGAGCGGATAAAACAAGCTTGTATCCGTTGAGAGACCTTGCTTACCATATTGATAAGAAAAAATCCAAAAGCATTATTGTTCTTGGAGAAGACCAGAAGCTTTATTTCCAACAGCTAAAAGCGGCTTTAACATTGCTGGGGAAACCTTCTCCTCAGCCTGTTTTTTATTCTTTTGTCCTTTTGGAAACCGGGAAAATGTCAACAAGAAAAGGCAACCTTGTTTTGTTGGAAGATTTTATGAAAGAGGCACTGCAAAAAGCAAGGGAAGAAATAAAACAGCGACATAACAACATTGACGATAAAGACGCAAAAAAAATCGCTTACGGAGCAATAAAGTATTCAATCTTAAAAGTTACTCCGGAGCGAAATGTAACTTTCAGCTGGAAAGCGTTACAATTTGAAGGAGATACGGGTCCATATATTCAATATGCTTGCGCGAGAATAAATTCAATCTTGAGGAAATACGAGAAAAAAATAGACGAAAAAATCGATTTTTCTTTATTAAAAACAGATGAAGAAAACAATTTAATAAAAATTCTTTCCAATTTCGAAGGCACAATAGAAGAATCCGAAAGAACGCTCAAACCAACAATACTCATCAATTATCTTTATAACTTATCGCAAGTATTCTCCAACTTTTATATCAAATGCCCGATATTAA
Above is a window of bacterium DNA encoding:
- a CDS encoding arginine--tRNA ligase, whose protein sequence is MNPREEIIKQLKKITNLKEINLEIPPEGFGDYAFPCFVLAKTFKKSPIQIAQDLAGKIKPNQLIKKVETKGAYLNFLVNKTIIAEDILIKITKEKNKFGCQKHTKEKIFIEHTSINPNASPHIGRARNALLGDFIVRLLRFQGYDIETHYFVNDIGKQIAMLVLGAEDKQKITFNDLLNLYIKINEKIEKTPELEQKVFELLKKLEEGDEKTKKRFRDIVDICVEGQVKIFSELDIKYDKFDYESDYLWTKKTVQVLKELEKTGKLFMDEEERYVLDQKDSNLPMESPFLVLTRADKTSLYPLRDLAYHIDKKKSKSIIVLGEDQKLYFQQLKAALTLLGKPSPQPVFYSFVLLETGKMSTRKGNLVLLEDFMKEALQKAREEIKQRHNNIDDKDAKKIAYGAIKYSILKVTPERNVTFSWKALQFEGDTGPYIQYACARINSILRKYEKKIDEKIDFSLLKTDEENNLIKILSNFEGTIEESERTLKPTILINYLYNLSQVFSNFYIKCPILKADEGLRKARMLLASCVKQVLENGLSILGIETLEKM